TCGTGTGTTGCGGAGGGGTGGCCGAGCGGTTGAAGGCGCACGCCTGGAAAGTGTGTATACGGTGTTGAGCCGTATCGAGGGTTCGAATCCCTCTCCCTCCGCCATTACTTCTAAAGAATAGATTCTCTGACGCATAGAGCCTTGGGCGAAAGCCCAAGGCTCTGCGCCGTTTATGGCCAGTAGCTGTTGACCTTCTGGTCTTGTGGCGGCGCATTTTTAACCAATTTTCTCTTCTCTCCCGCCCTGTTTCTCTGGAAGCTGTTGACCGCCCGGAAAAGGTACGGGTTTTAAATACCATTTAATTTCAAGCGATTGGGGGCCGGAAAGCTATTGACCATTTCGCTGTTTTTATTGGCGCGGGCTGGAGTCTGGGGACGGATTTGGCGGTCAACAGCTTCCTTGGTCAGAACCGATACGGCAATCAAGGTCAGGGTGCCTCATGTGCCAGGGACAGACATTTGAGCAAGCATTTCGGTGCGCCCGAATTGGGTCGGAACCGGACCGCCCCCTTGCCTCAGCATCAAGTCGAAGGCAGTCTTTCGCTAAAGATTTCGAACGTTAACGCGGACCTCCGGCGACGCACCTCATAACGTACCGACGACGCTGGCCAAGGAGGATCATTAGTGGCAAGAATGTCGTTTGGCCACGATGTTAAGAGGCGGCTTATGCTGGTATCCGACTTTGACGCCCCCGGTCTTACGCCTCAGCTTAAAGAATGCTTGCTTTCCTGGGGCATTCACCAATTCACCGATATACAGCAAACAGCGCTTCGTGCGGGGGTGGCGGCTGGCAAGGGTCTGGTTGTATGTGCGCCGACATCGTCAGGTAAGACACTCGCAGGCGAGATAGCGATATTCTCGGCGATAAATCGCGGCAGCAAATGTCTTTATCTTGTGTCGCATAAGGCGCTTGCCGACCAGAAGTTTATCGACTTCGAGCAACGGTTTGGTAGTGCGGCATCCGACCCGCTGGCAACAGTAGGACTGAGTACAGGAGACCGCGAAGAGGGTGATGTATCGCCACAGATCATGGTGGCTACCTATGAAAAGGGGTTGGCCCTTCTACTATCCGGTCAACTTGATACCAAATCATTGCTGGTTGTAGCGGATGAATTACAGATTTTAGCCGAGGAAGGTCGCGGACCCAACATAGAAACTCTGTGCGTTATATTTCTTCAACGCAAAATTGACCAGTTCGTTGCGCTGACTGCTACTGTTGGGAATGCTCAGGAGCTGGCGGACTGGCTCGAATGTGCAGTTGCTGTCAGCTACACCCGAGATGTCGAACTTTATCAGGAAATTTGGAATGGCGGACACGGACATGTGGTTCGATTTGGCCAAGAGGACGGTGTAGGCTGTCACGAAGGAACGCACTTGGCGGGAGATGCTATTGGTGCCGTGCGTCAGCTTGTTGCAATGGGACGCGGCCCCGTCCTTGTTTTTACGGAATCGCGCAACGAGGCCACCAGCCTTTCTACGACATATTGCCAATCGCTGGTACAAACTGCCGATGGCATCGCGATGGCCAGCCAACTGGAGCTTTTCTCCGAGCCAACCGAGTCCTCCCAGCAGCTACAACAGAATGCACAGCGGCGCGTGACATTCCATTCAGCAGACCTGACGGCGCAAGAACGCCAAGTGATCGAGCAAGGCTTTATAAGTTCTAGTTTTGATGCATGCTTTGCGACATCCACGTTGGCGGCAGGTGTAAATTTTCCTTTCCGCAGTGTCGTTTTTCCGAAGCTCACATATCAGTGGGGTGACCGAGAAGGGCAGATGATTGCCCTCTCGGATTACCGGAATATGTCTGGCCGTGCAGGGAGGCTTGGACTGCATCCTGATGGTTTCGCAGTCCTGCTTCCACGAACCCCCGCCGAGCTTGCGCACGCCAATCGGCTAGTCTTGCCAGAAAATCAAAACCTGGAATCGAAGATGGTCCGGTTGAGCATGCGCCGGACGGTGCTTTCACTCGTTTCGTCGCGCGTTATAGACGCACGCGGCACTCTGACGGACTTTTTTCAGAACACCTTTTATTGGCATCAAATCCGAGAGCGAAATCCAAGAAAGCTTGAAGATGTGATTCAATCTGCGTTGCGCGCGACCGAATGGTTGATTTCGCATCACTTCATCGAAGAAGATTATGGCATTTTGTTGTCAACTCCAGTTGGAAAAGCTGTTGCTGGGTCTGGTCTGCTTCCGACTACTGCTGTGCAATTTCTTGCCATGATTGCTGAAAATTATTCCGCCATTGATCATGATTTTGAGAGTTACATCGTTGGGCTGATTCACTGGGTGTGCCAGTGCGAGGAGTTCGCTGGCGACCGTCCGTCGCGCTTCTTACCGTTTCCTGCCGGTAGAGCGCCTGTGCATTCGACTGGCTTCCTTCAAGCGCATAAGTTGCTGGCGGCGCTGGATCGGACGGACGGACGGACGAACCAATGCGCTCACGCGCTGGCCTTGTTTTGCCAAGGTGAGGCGGAGCGATCCATTCGCCACCAAACCAACATTCCTTCGGGCCAGATTCACCGGCTCGCGACAGATATAGCGTGGGTGTTCGATGGGCTTCGGCGGATCATTAGCGTGCCCGATCTTGGTTACCCTCAAACGTTGACCAATAAAATGTCCATGCTTGCGCGCCAAGTGCAATGGGGCACACCAACCGAAGCGCTTGACATTCTGCGCGTTGCTCAACGTGAAGGTGTTCCCGGTTTTGGTCGACAACGGGCCATGGCATTGTTGCGCCAAGGAATCGAAACGTTCGACCAGCTTCTTGCATCCACAAAAGACACGTTATCGGCTGCCGTGGGTAACGAAGGGCGGGCCGGGGCACTGCTAAAAGCTGTTGCGACTTGTTTCGGCATGCAGACAGTGAGGTATCAGAAGACGCATACCGCGCTGGCGGAAAAACTTGGGATTGGTCAGCAATATGCTCAATGCGCAGACACACTTGGTACCGAATACGAGGAGGCAATGCGCCAATTCTTGGTAATCGAACGGAGCTGGACCGTCCATGTCCTTGATGACGGAAAGCAGCAAAACGTACCAGATTTACTTATAGTTATGGGTGATGTCTCCGTAATTGTTGAATGCAAGACGACAACTAAAAATCCTCCATTGATAAAAAAAGAAGACGCCTTTGCCGTAATGCAGAAAGCTATAGGCTACGATAGACGCATGCATCGCGTGACGCTGGGCAAACCCGGCTTTGATGAACACTCGAAAAAGAAGGTTCAAACAGCAACCGACGTAGCCCTCGCTTCCCATGATATATTTATGGAAGGGCTGTTTCGGGTGCACGCCAAGCAGATCACGCCGCAGGAGTTTCTTGCGTGGCTGGCAGTTCCCGGATTGACGGAACTGGATCGGCTAGGCGGCAAAGCGAGCTATGAATTGTTGCGCGAGTAGGACGTTGATCTATGGTGGCGCAGGGCCAGCCCAGATTCAAGATATTGATCCATGATGATTTGACGCTGATCGTGGCTCAGTTTTCGACCTTCGGTACGGACCCCAGACGCTGCAGAAACTCAGGTTCGTCGTAATCGCCCATTTCCGGGTCGGCGGTCTGACGGACGACATCCACGCCGGCTACGCTGCCACCCTCCATCATGCGGCTGGCGCGTTGCAGGGCCTGTGGCTCGGTCTTGTAGGAAATGGGCGGCTGAGGCTTCAGGCCGCCCCTTTTGCCGAGGATGTACGGCTGGCAGATGAACAAGGTTTCGAGGGCCATGGCGGTATTCCTGCGGCAAGGGTAACCGCCACAGGGTGTTTCCATTTCGTTCTTTTGTCAATATGCATGGTCCCGCCGGGGTTCTGGTGCCCGGTCACCGCGTCACCATCCCGTACCTTTCCCGCTGCCGGTGCCATTCCACCGGCATGTCGTCCATCAGGTTGGCAAGCTGGAGTGTGCGCGGCTGGCGGCCGTCGAGGATGGTTTCGACGATGTCGGGGGCCAGCAAGGTCAGGCGGTAGATGCGGGTCATGTAGGACGGATTGATCTTCTCGGCTTCGGACAACTCGTTCAGGGATGCCACCTGACCGGATTCCAGCATGCGCTTCCAGCGGT
The sequence above is drawn from the Magnetospirillum sp. 15-1 genome and encodes:
- a CDS encoding DEAD/DEAH box helicase, whose protein sequence is MLVSDFDAPGLTPQLKECLLSWGIHQFTDIQQTALRAGVAAGKGLVVCAPTSSGKTLAGEIAIFSAINRGSKCLYLVSHKALADQKFIDFEQRFGSAASDPLATVGLSTGDREEGDVSPQIMVATYEKGLALLLSGQLDTKSLLVVADELQILAEEGRGPNIETLCVIFLQRKIDQFVALTATVGNAQELADWLECAVAVSYTRDVELYQEIWNGGHGHVVRFGQEDGVGCHEGTHLAGDAIGAVRQLVAMGRGPVLVFTESRNEATSLSTTYCQSLVQTADGIAMASQLELFSEPTESSQQLQQNAQRRVTFHSADLTAQERQVIEQGFISSSFDACFATSTLAAGVNFPFRSVVFPKLTYQWGDREGQMIALSDYRNMSGRAGRLGLHPDGFAVLLPRTPAELAHANRLVLPENQNLESKMVRLSMRRTVLSLVSSRVIDARGTLTDFFQNTFYWHQIRERNPRKLEDVIQSALRATEWLISHHFIEEDYGILLSTPVGKAVAGSGLLPTTAVQFLAMIAENYSAIDHDFESYIVGLIHWVCQCEEFAGDRPSRFLPFPAGRAPVHSTGFLQAHKLLAALDRTDGRTNQCAHALALFCQGEAERSIRHQTNIPSGQIHRLATDIAWVFDGLRRIISVPDLGYPQTLTNKMSMLARQVQWGTPTEALDILRVAQREGVPGFGRQRAMALLRQGIETFDQLLASTKDTLSAAVGNEGRAGALLKAVATCFGMQTVRYQKTHTALAEKLGIGQQYAQCADTLGTEYEEAMRQFLVIERSWTVHVLDDGKQQNVPDLLIVMGDVSVIVECKTTTKNPPLIKKEDAFAVMQKAIGYDRRMHRVTLGKPGFDEHSKKKVQTATDVALASHDIFMEGLFRVHAKQITPQEFLAWLAVPGLTELDRLGGKASYELLRE